The following proteins are encoded in a genomic region of Pseudodesulfovibrio mercurii:
- a CDS encoding c-type cytochrome translates to MNQAKLFFSLILVVLLLIFGAWLVFFFQWSAPMPRSATPATVGVAPAPAAPAVAPAPLAPVFNPPAPEDAPEQIRPMVMLGYKIMTETKKYAPEYVGNGMACTNCHFEGGRSKDTISLVGVAAKYPLYRARREYTADLALRTQGCFERSMNGKAPAADSQIMQSLLVYYQWISKDIPIYSTPPWTVLAHHLENDHKPDAEAGATVYKDVCARCHGDDGHGTPIAPALWGDGAYNDGAGMHRIRTFSVFAWRFMPKSSPSLSQEEALDVAAYVHEQPRPKFVATHPNKIERVIPLPGEAKQ, encoded by the coding sequence ATGAACCAAGCGAAACTGTTTTTCTCCCTGATCCTGGTGGTGTTGCTGCTGATCTTCGGCGCCTGGCTGGTCTTTTTCTTCCAGTGGTCCGCGCCCATGCCCCGGTCGGCCACCCCGGCCACGGTGGGCGTCGCCCCGGCCCCGGCCGCCCCGGCCGTAGCGCCCGCGCCGCTCGCGCCGGTCTTCAACCCCCCGGCCCCCGAGGACGCCCCGGAGCAGATCCGGCCCATGGTCATGCTCGGCTACAAGATCATGACCGAGACCAAAAAGTACGCGCCCGAGTACGTGGGCAACGGCATGGCCTGCACCAACTGCCACTTCGAGGGCGGGCGCAGCAAGGACACCATCTCCCTGGTGGGCGTGGCGGCCAAGTATCCCCTGTACCGGGCCCGCCGCGAGTACACCGCCGACCTGGCCCTGCGCACCCAGGGCTGCTTCGAGCGCAGCATGAACGGCAAGGCCCCGGCCGCGGACAGCCAGATCATGCAGTCCCTGCTGGTCTACTACCAGTGGATATCCAAGGACATTCCCATTTACTCCACTCCGCCGTGGACGGTCCTGGCCCACCACCTGGAGAACGACCACAAGCCCGATGCCGAGGCGGGCGCGACCGTGTACAAGGACGTCTGCGCCCGCTGCCACGGCGACGACGGCCACGGCACGCCCATCGCCCCGGCCCTGTGGGGCGACGGGGCCTACAACGACGGGGCCGGCATGCACCGCATCCGGACCTTCTCGGTCTTCGCCTGGCGGTTCATGCCCAAGTCCAGCCCGAGCCTGAGCCAGGAGGAGGCCCTGGACGTGGCCGCCTACGTCCATGAGCAGCCCCGGCCCAAGTTCGTGGCCACCCACCCGAACAAGATCGAGCGGGTCATTCCGCTGCCCGGGGAGGCCAAGCAATGA
- a CDS encoding DNA integrity scanning protein DisA nucleotide-binding domain protein has translation MSQASFENICIFHILDGLREGLSHFSSPSRVAVVYAVGRGEPPRICDPQGLLEGHEPKLQDYFLYSNRWRGKDELIEGLRVLRQEEVGLDLAGLITLAARSSSLSYQMWFTEEHPDLCSLGPTRSWLEYAAELLSQHFAIGNVMGLDTAGFMLQHCGVHAIRDFIVDERSRMGWLDTQIRVYPFLDAILGVSATKEEGASPRGRIVVVEPNQLDQVRFICRFPQNEQPQTANFKHVRKLLQAVEDSGRVLVSNGTSVLGIAIGPMPGAYLAAQFSGTYGFLWIRDQLLCSFSDGRFRSSNLRANLVQLEEQMLESDMTPEKQNALFKIASTMVNRVRDRKHGCTLVVDMGREPITMSGQHLEEPLDLTRSSHLKLACSLAKLDGAVHIGRDLKLHGFACLMDGRSVPGENRARGARFNSALRFTAEHEDLVVVVVSADRPVSIIKDGVELTALCHFQHICGLRRPPLLAEWVMS, from the coding sequence ATGTCGCAAGCATCCTTCGAGAACATCTGCATATTCCACATCCTGGACGGCCTTCGGGAAGGGCTGTCCCACTTCTCCTCCCCGAGCCGGGTGGCCGTGGTCTACGCCGTGGGCCGGGGCGAGCCGCCGCGCATCTGCGACCCGCAGGGGCTGCTCGAGGGGCACGAGCCCAAGCTGCAGGATTATTTTCTCTATTCGAACCGCTGGCGGGGCAAGGACGAACTCATCGAGGGACTGCGCGTCCTCCGTCAGGAGGAGGTCGGCCTGGACCTGGCCGGGCTGATCACCCTGGCGGCGCGGTCCAGCTCCCTGAGCTACCAGATGTGGTTCACCGAGGAGCACCCGGACCTGTGCTCCCTGGGGCCCACCCGGAGCTGGCTGGAATACGCGGCCGAACTGCTCTCCCAACACTTCGCCATCGGCAACGTCATGGGGCTGGACACCGCCGGATTCATGCTCCAGCACTGCGGCGTGCACGCCATCCGCGACTTCATCGTGGACGAGCGCTCGCGCATGGGCTGGCTGGACACCCAGATCCGGGTCTACCCCTTCCTGGACGCCATCCTGGGCGTGTCGGCCACCAAGGAGGAAGGGGCGTCGCCCAGGGGGCGCATCGTGGTGGTGGAGCCCAACCAGCTGGACCAGGTCCGGTTCATCTGCCGCTTCCCCCAGAACGAACAGCCCCAGACCGCGAACTTCAAGCACGTGCGCAAGCTGTTGCAGGCCGTGGAGGACTCGGGCCGGGTCCTGGTCTCCAACGGGACCTCGGTGCTGGGCATCGCCATCGGGCCCATGCCCGGCGCGTACCTGGCGGCCCAGTTCTCCGGGACCTACGGGTTCCTGTGGATCCGCGACCAGCTGCTGTGCAGCTTTTCCGACGGCCGGTTCCGCTCCTCCAACCTGCGGGCCAACCTGGTTCAGCTGGAGGAGCAGATGCTCGAAAGCGACATGACCCCGGAAAAGCAGAACGCCCTGTTCAAGATCGCCTCGACCATGGTCAACCGGGTGCGCGACCGCAAGCACGGCTGCACCCTGGTGGTGGACATGGGCCGCGAGCCCATCACCATGTCCGGCCAGCACCTGGAGGAGCCCCTGGACCTGACCAGGAGCAGCCACCTCAAGCTGGCCTGCTCCCTGGCCAAGCTGGACGGGGCCGTGCACATCGGCCGGGACCTGAAGCTGCACGGCTTCGCCTGCCTCATGGACGGGCGCAGCGTGCCCGGCGAGAACCGGGCCCGGGGCGCGCGCTTCAACTCGGCCCTGCGCTTCACCGCCGAGCACGAGGACCTGGTGGTCGTGGTCGTGTCCGCCGACCGGCCCGTGTCCATCATCAAGGACGGCGTGGAACTGACCGCGCTCTGCCACTTCCAGCACATCTGCGGCCTGCGGCGGCCTCCCCTGCTGGCCGAGTGGGTCATGAGCTAG
- a CDS encoding LysE/ArgO family amino acid transporter — MTPFIQGYAMGGGLIVAIGAQNAFVLTQGVRRNHHLAVAALCILCDGLLIGLGVTGVGTAVAANPTLGVIAAWGGAAFLAWYGLGALRAALRGGSMEARGQVARDLKRTLILTLAVTLLNPHVYLDTVVLMGSVSGHYPGEARYLFGLGAFAASTTWFLALSLGGQVLAPLFSRDLTWRILDGAVCLTMWSIAASLLRPVLFA; from the coding sequence ATGACACCATTCATACAGGGGTACGCCATGGGGGGCGGGCTGATCGTGGCCATCGGGGCGCAGAACGCCTTTGTTTTGACCCAGGGGGTCCGGCGCAACCATCATCTGGCGGTGGCGGCGTTGTGCATCCTGTGCGACGGGCTGCTCATCGGGTTGGGCGTGACAGGCGTGGGCACGGCGGTGGCGGCCAACCCGACGTTGGGCGTGATCGCGGCCTGGGGCGGGGCGGCGTTCCTGGCCTGGTACGGCCTGGGTGCGTTGCGGGCGGCCCTGCGCGGCGGGTCCATGGAGGCGCGCGGTCAGGTGGCGCGGGACTTGAAGCGCACCCTGATCCTGACCCTGGCCGTGACCCTGCTCAACCCGCACGTGTACCTGGACACCGTGGTCCTCATGGGCTCGGTCAGCGGCCATTATCCGGGCGAGGCGCGCTACCTGTTCGGCCTGGGCGCGTTCGCGGCCTCGACCACCTGGTTCCTGGCCCTGAGCCTGGGCGGCCAGGTCCTGGCCCCGCTGTTCTCCCGCGACCTGACCTGGCGCATCCTGGACGGCGCGGTCTGCCTGACCATGTGGTCCATCGCGGCCTCGCTGCTCCGCCCCGTGCTTTTCGCCTAG
- a CDS encoding DUF2959 domain-containing protein codes for MKRFALILSALTLFLAYGCSGAYYSTMESMGYDKREILSDRVEKARESQKDAKEQFASALEQFKSVVNFDGGKLQEVYDKLNDEYEDCKDRADDVKGRIDSVEDVADALFEEWSTEIKQYSSAKLRRSSEQKLVATKKKYNGLIRAMRNAEKKMQPVLGAFHDQVLYLKHNLNAKAIASLQGELTSIRTDVDSLIKEMDKSIAEADAFIKTLE; via the coding sequence ATGAAACGGTTCGCCCTGATCCTGTCCGCCCTCACCCTCTTCCTCGCCTACGGCTGCTCCGGCGCCTACTACTCGACCATGGAATCCATGGGCTACGACAAACGCGAGATCCTGTCCGACCGCGTGGAGAAGGCCCGCGAATCCCAGAAGGACGCCAAGGAACAGTTCGCCTCGGCCCTGGAGCAGTTCAAGTCCGTGGTCAACTTCGACGGCGGCAAGCTCCAGGAAGTGTATGACAAACTCAATGACGAATACGAGGACTGCAAGGACCGGGCGGACGACGTCAAGGGCCGCATCGACTCCGTGGAGGACGTGGCCGACGCCCTGTTCGAGGAATGGAGCACCGAGATCAAGCAGTACTCCAGCGCCAAGCTGCGCCGGTCCAGCGAACAGAAACTGGTCGCCACCAAAAAGAAGTACAACGGCCTGATCCGGGCCATGCGCAACGCGGAAAAGAAGATGCAGCCCGTACTCGGCGCCTTCCACGACCAGGTCCTGTACCTCAAGCACAATCTCAACGCCAAGGCCATCGCCTCGCTCCAGGGCGAGCTGACCTCCATCCGCACGGACGTGGACTCCCTCATCAAGGAGATGGACAAGTCCATCGCCGAGGCCGACGCCTTCATCAAGACCCTGGAATAG
- a CDS encoding LysR family transcriptional regulator ArgP — MLDYKLVEAFAAVVGEGGFEKGARVLHLTQGAVSQRVKLLEEQAGCVLLVRSSPPRPTAAGQAMLKHFRQVRRLEEDLDAGLGRAGAAFDTLAVGLNADSLATWFFPAVNAYLDAEPVLLDLSVDDQAETLTLLKTGGVLGCIADRAEPVQGCRAEYLGDMDYRLYATPSYKMKWYKNGAVLEDVEAAPILIFNRKDVMHEVLLAGALGRSPALLAPFYLPSSEQFAPAIATGRVCGMLPDQQAAPYLARGEIVDLLPGHVFTVRLHWQCWNLESVRLAGFTEALVRGARALLAQRP, encoded by the coding sequence ATGCTGGATTACAAACTGGTCGAGGCCTTTGCCGCCGTGGTCGGGGAAGGCGGGTTCGAGAAAGGGGCGCGGGTCCTGCACCTGACCCAGGGGGCCGTGTCCCAACGGGTTAAGCTCCTGGAGGAGCAGGCCGGGTGCGTGCTCCTGGTGCGCTCCTCGCCGCCCCGGCCCACTGCGGCCGGGCAGGCTATGCTCAAGCACTTCCGACAGGTGCGGCGGCTCGAAGAGGACCTGGACGCCGGGCTGGGCCGGGCCGGGGCCGCGTTCGACACCCTGGCCGTGGGCCTCAACGCCGACTCCCTGGCCACATGGTTCTTCCCCGCCGTCAACGCCTACCTGGACGCCGAACCCGTACTCCTGGACCTGTCCGTGGACGACCAGGCCGAGACCCTCACCCTCCTCAAGACCGGCGGGGTCCTCGGCTGCATCGCCGACCGCGCCGAGCCGGTCCAGGGCTGCCGCGCGGAATACCTGGGCGATATGGATTACAGATTGTATGCAACTCCGTCATACAAAATGAAATGGTACAAGAACGGCGCGGTATTGGAGGATGTGGAGGCGGCCCCGATCCTGATCTTCAACCGCAAGGACGTCATGCATGAGGTCCTGCTGGCCGGGGCCTTGGGCCGGTCGCCCGCCCTGCTCGCGCCCTTCTACCTGCCGTCGTCCGAGCAATTCGCCCCGGCCATCGCCACGGGCCGGGTCTGCGGCATGCTCCCGGACCAGCAGGCCGCGCCCTACCTGGCGCGCGGCGAGATCGTCGATCTCCTGCCCGGCCACGTCTTCACCGTGCGCCTGCACTGGCAGTGCTGGAACCTCGAATCCGTCCGCCTGGCCGGGTTCACCGAGGCCCTGGTCCGGGGCGCGCGCGCCCTCCTGGCCCAGCGGCCCTAG
- a CDS encoding cytochrome ubiquinol oxidase subunit I → MTFPLIHVPVLGDGMTIALNAVLHVLISHGVAIGMTILIVLFQNLGATGHGSFWENAARALLKPVVVVTTSVGAVTGVGIWFITGILAPEGIGSLIHLFFWPWFIEWWAFTTEVVFLLVYYFLWDRLAQRRPRLLMVVGWGYVAVALSSAVLISGILGFMLTPDGWPQGGTFTQAYFNPTFVPQFMLRISAGIALGALLILGWTGWRFKGTANERGRVLRLTGLVMLAAMAATGLFAWIYFSRIPETYLTHWKFSVATSAWSQVPYLLPALNAAAVAFLALAAAAGLLRHRKTTMLLFLPALILSVGLVAEFERVREFVRGPYLLPGYMYANQSRLVRHEAAKAEDRPLLATLDWVNATTDQAPDARAGRALFDANCGVCHTIGGINDITVRLRGRTLESVNALTAITESMVPFMTPFNGSEAERLTMSTYLYSLANKDTLPRPQLQGEVK, encoded by the coding sequence ATGACCTTTCCCCTGATCCACGTTCCGGTTCTCGGCGACGGCATGACCATCGCCCTGAACGCGGTCCTGCACGTGCTCATCAGCCACGGCGTGGCCATCGGCATGACCATCCTCATCGTTCTGTTCCAGAACCTGGGGGCCACGGGCCACGGGAGCTTCTGGGAGAACGCCGCGCGCGCCCTGCTCAAGCCGGTGGTCGTCGTCACCACCTCGGTGGGCGCGGTGACCGGCGTGGGCATCTGGTTCATCACCGGCATTCTCGCTCCCGAGGGCATCGGCTCGCTCATCCACCTCTTCTTCTGGCCCTGGTTCATCGAGTGGTGGGCCTTCACCACCGAGGTGGTCTTCCTGCTCGTCTACTACTTCCTCTGGGACCGCCTGGCCCAGCGCCGCCCGCGCCTGCTCATGGTCGTGGGCTGGGGCTACGTGGCCGTGGCCCTGAGTTCCGCCGTGCTCATCTCCGGCATCCTCGGCTTCATGCTCACCCCGGACGGCTGGCCCCAGGGCGGCACCTTCACCCAGGCCTACTTCAACCCGACCTTCGTGCCCCAGTTCATGCTGCGCATCTCGGCGGGCATCGCCCTGGGCGCGCTGCTCATCCTCGGCTGGACCGGCTGGCGGTTCAAGGGCACGGCCAACGAGCGCGGCCGGGTCCTGCGCCTGACCGGCCTGGTCATGCTCGCGGCCATGGCCGCAACGGGCCTGTTCGCCTGGATCTACTTCTCGCGCATCCCCGAGACCTACCTGACCCACTGGAAGTTCTCGGTGGCCACCTCGGCCTGGTCCCAGGTGCCGTACCTGCTGCCCGCGCTGAACGCCGCGGCCGTGGCCTTCCTGGCCCTGGCCGCCGCGGCCGGGCTGCTCAGGCACCGCAAGACGACCATGCTCCTGTTCCTGCCCGCCCTGATCCTGTCCGTGGGGCTGGTGGCCGAGTTCGAGCGCGTGCGCGAGTTCGTGCGCGGCCCGTACCTCCTGCCCGGCTACATGTACGCCAACCAGTCCCGACTGGTCCGCCACGAGGCGGCCAAGGCCGAGGACCGCCCGCTCCTGGCCACCCTGGACTGGGTCAACGCGACCACGGACCAGGCCCCTGACGCCCGGGCGGGCCGCGCCCTGTTCGACGCCAACTGCGGGGTCTGCCACACCATCGGCGGGATCAACGACATCACCGTGCGGCTCAGGGGCCGGACGCTCGAGAGCGTCAACGCCCTGACCGCCATCACCGAGAGCATGGTCCCGTTCATGACCCCGTTCAACGGTTCCGAGGCGGAGCGGCTGACCATGTCCACCTATCTGTATTCCCTGGCCAACAAGGACACCCTGCCCAGACCGCAGCTCCAAGGGGAGGTCAAGTGA
- a CDS encoding HD domain-containing protein gives MDARIRQSLTWLVTFGRAHADRARGGVRPLVRRKIAHTMRVLAHVRRILKEERPGPDLALAAVLAAILHDTGRFPQLADRQTFDDRAGYDHGEEGARILAGSDILDGLDGHWRAVVIEAVRLHNRAGLPEGMNPDARLVTEMVRDADKLDAIRNSLGGMLRRTLTGRAVKYGITWDDTAFSPESVRLAGEGKLIPFSAMRWSNDYVLFLCAWLNDLHFAYAYNFLIRSGWFEQLLGMLPDHGPFPELKAQLRADLHRLAGSRPGTGRG, from the coding sequence ATGGACGCACGCATCAGGCAAAGCCTTACGTGGCTCGTGACCTTTGGCCGGGCCCACGCGGACCGGGCCCGGGGCGGAGTGCGTCCCCTGGTCCGGCGCAAGATCGCCCACACCATGCGCGTGCTGGCCCACGTGCGCCGCATCCTCAAGGAGGAGCGGCCCGGCCCGGACCTGGCCCTGGCCGCCGTGCTCGCGGCCATCCTGCACGATACCGGGCGGTTTCCGCAGCTGGCGGACCGGCAAACCTTCGACGACCGGGCCGGGTACGACCACGGCGAGGAGGGCGCGCGCATCCTGGCCGGGAGCGACATCCTGGACGGGCTGGACGGCCATTGGCGCGCGGTGGTCATCGAGGCGGTGCGGCTGCACAACCGGGCCGGGTTGCCCGAGGGCATGAACCCGGACGCGCGGCTGGTGACCGAGATGGTCCGGGACGCGGACAAGCTGGACGCCATCCGCAACAGCCTGGGCGGCATGCTCCGCCGGACCCTGACCGGCAGGGCGGTCAAGTACGGCATCACCTGGGACGACACCGCGTTCTCGCCCGAGTCGGTCCGGTTGGCCGGGGAGGGGAAGTTGATCCCGTTCTCGGCCATGCGCTGGTCCAACGACTACGTCCTGTTCCTGTGCGCCTGGCTGAACGACCTGCACTTCGCCTACGCCTACAATTTCCTGATCCGCTCCGGCTGGTTCGAGCAGCTCCTGGGCATGCTCCCGGACCACGGTCCGTTCCCGGAACTCAAGGCGCAGTTGCGCGCGGACCTGCACCGGCTGGCCGGATCGCGGCCCGGAACGGGCCGGGGTTGA
- a CDS encoding cereblon family protein: MSIRCKTPERALRGEPDRKEPDGGGRGSGERPEDRREPAESETGGVLVCRACRSRITRRDLGMEINGRHRHVFFNPQGLVFELGCFASARNLTPAGPETDEFTWFPGHRWQVVLCTGCSTQLGWRFSGEEGGFFGLILKALLEEEAGIR; this comes from the coding sequence ATGAGCATTCGTTGCAAGACACCGGAGCGCGCGTTGCGCGGGGAGCCGGACCGGAAGGAGCCGGATGGGGGCGGGCGTGGTTCGGGCGAACGGCCGGAGGATCGGCGGGAGCCCGCGGAGTCGGAGACCGGCGGGGTGCTGGTCTGCCGGGCATGCCGCAGCCGGATCACCCGGCGCGATCTGGGCATGGAGATCAACGGCCGCCATCGGCACGTGTTCTTCAACCCGCAGGGACTGGTTTTCGAGCTGGGCTGCTTCGCCTCGGCCAGGAACCTGACGCCCGCCGGGCCCGAGACCGACGAGTTCACCTGGTTTCCGGGCCACCGCTGGCAGGTGGTCCTGTGCACGGGCTGCTCCACCCAGCTGGGCTGGCGCTTTTCGGGCGAGGAGGGCGGCTTTTTCGGCCTGATTCTCAAGGCCCTGCTGGAGGAGGAGGCCGGTATCCGCTAG
- a CDS encoding YigZ family protein: MPDRYPIPAATHRVEETIRRSRFVTTLAHVPDAESARAFVAAVKAEFPDATHNCWAFNAGPPGDTAFVGASDDGEPGGTAGRPMLNVLLHSGVGEIAAVVSRWFGGTKLGTGGLVRAYSGMVNLGLATLTVRDMVVTVRLAVSLPYPCVTLFKRLTPDFEGEVVEETFGETAGFTVELPEERATGFAAAVTELTGGRAEIHEK, translated from the coding sequence ATGCCGGACCGATACCCCATCCCCGCCGCCACCCACCGGGTGGAGGAGACCATCAGGCGCAGCCGGTTCGTGACCACCCTGGCCCACGTCCCGGACGCGGAATCCGCCCGCGCCTTCGTGGCCGCGGTCAAGGCGGAGTTTCCCGACGCCACGCACAACTGCTGGGCCTTCAACGCCGGTCCGCCGGGCGACACGGCCTTTGTGGGCGCGAGCGACGACGGCGAGCCGGGCGGCACGGCGGGCCGCCCCATGCTGAACGTCCTGCTCCACTCGGGCGTGGGCGAGATCGCGGCCGTGGTCAGCCGCTGGTTCGGCGGCACCAAGCTCGGCACCGGCGGGCTGGTCCGGGCCTATTCCGGCATGGTCAACCTCGGCCTGGCCACCCTGACCGTGCGCGACATGGTCGTGACCGTGCGCCTGGCCGTGTCCCTGCCGTATCCCTGCGTGACCCTGTTCAAGCGGCTGACGCCCGACTTCGAGGGCGAGGTGGTCGAAGAGACCTTCGGCGAGACCGCCGGGTTCACCGTGGAGCTGCCCGAGGAGCGGGCGACCGGGTTCGCGGCGGCCGTGACCGAGCTGACCGGCGGACGCGCGGAAATACATGAAAAATGA
- a CDS encoding cytochrome c: MTPWKDLFLALPLPEPWLRTLLFVTFGLHLLFVLLMLGTAMLGFVFFLRDCCGSDRSAMDWNQRVVKPHLGLKSLAVVLGVGPLLIIQVIYSLGFFTATGLHAFTWLAVIPLLILAFLAIELFEHKMLSSPWLPFLSGVIGLAALLTVPAIFTGALSLMERPDQWTAFAARTLSPSGEYLPHWLLRYLHVLGAAVVFGAAFHLFFSAGKDQVRRNRLRAWLFGGILFQVAVGAPLLFTVSGVFNWPVMTAVTLGTFSAMVMAWTMRPAPARSLPDTSIRGGRTLLLLLPVVFVSMLAARQSIQDATLMTLHREARAELARESADLDRFREPALETFRVKLATVYDNGATLYEKSCRPCHGVGGLGDGPAARRLLIRPEDLAAVRADRDYVRSMVLLGVPGSGMPYFTVFDRDKIDALLDRLDESFTMFGPTTVPQRPVGDQARDIWKNTCATCHGQTGQPSAFGLTLQPAPPDLSRFSLEPERSLAIITDGYPGTVMQPYRALPEDVRLDLVSITANLRR; the protein is encoded by the coding sequence ATGACGCCCTGGAAAGACCTCTTCCTCGCGCTGCCGCTCCCCGAGCCCTGGCTGCGCACCCTGCTCTTCGTGACCTTCGGCCTGCACCTGCTCTTCGTCCTGCTCATGCTCGGCACGGCCATGCTCGGCTTCGTCTTCTTCCTGCGCGACTGCTGCGGGTCGGACCGGAGCGCCATGGACTGGAACCAGCGGGTGGTCAAACCCCACCTGGGGCTCAAGAGCCTGGCCGTGGTCCTGGGCGTGGGCCCGCTGCTGATCATCCAGGTCATTTATTCCCTGGGCTTCTTCACGGCCACCGGCCTGCACGCCTTCACCTGGCTCGCGGTCATCCCGCTGCTGATCCTGGCCTTCCTGGCCATCGAGCTGTTCGAGCACAAGATGCTCTCCAGCCCGTGGCTGCCGTTTCTGAGCGGGGTCATCGGGCTGGCCGCCCTGCTCACGGTCCCGGCCATCTTCACCGGGGCCCTGTCCCTCATGGAGCGGCCCGACCAGTGGACCGCCTTCGCGGCTAGGACCCTGTCGCCCTCGGGCGAGTACCTGCCGCACTGGCTCCTGCGCTACCTGCACGTGCTCGGCGCGGCCGTGGTCTTCGGCGCGGCCTTCCACCTGTTCTTCAGCGCGGGAAAAGACCAGGTCCGGCGGAACCGGTTGCGGGCCTGGCTGTTTGGCGGCATCCTCTTCCAGGTGGCCGTGGGCGCGCCCCTGCTGTTCACCGTGAGCGGCGTCTTCAACTGGCCCGTCATGACCGCCGTGACCCTGGGCACGTTCTCGGCCATGGTCATGGCATGGACCATGCGTCCGGCCCCGGCCCGGTCCCTGCCCGACACCTCCATCCGGGGCGGCCGGACCCTGCTCCTGCTCCTGCCGGTGGTCTTCGTGTCCATGCTCGCCGCGCGCCAGTCCATTCAGGACGCCACGCTCATGACCCTGCACCGTGAGGCCCGCGCCGAGCTGGCCAGGGAGTCCGCCGACCTCGACCGTTTCCGTGAACCGGCCCTGGAGACCTTCCGGGTCAAGCTGGCCACGGTCTACGACAACGGCGCGACCCTCTACGAGAAGAGCTGCCGGCCCTGCCACGGCGTGGGCGGCCTGGGCGACGGCCCGGCGGCCCGGCGGCTGCTCATCCGTCCCGAGGACCTGGCCGCCGTGCGCGCGGACCGCGACTACGTCCGCTCCATGGTCCTGCTCGGCGTGCCCGGCTCGGGCATGCCCTACTTCACGGTCTTCGACAGGGACAAGATCGACGCCCTGCTCGACCGGCTGGACGAGAGCTTCACCATGTTCGGCCCGACCACCGTGCCGCAACGCCCGGTCGGCGATCAGGCAAGGGACATCTGGAAGAACACCTGCGCCACCTGCCACGGCCAGACCGGCCAGCCATCGGCGTTCGGCCTGACCCTTCAGCCCGCGCCCCCGGACCTGTCCCGGTTCTCGCTCGAGCCCGAGCGGTCCCTCGCGATCATCACCGACGGCTACCCCGGCACGGTCATGCAGCCCTACCGGGCCCTGCCCGAGGACGTCCGCCTGGACCTGGTGTCCATCACCGCCAACCTGCGGCGATAA